Genomic segment of bacterium:
ATCTGAGCCTGAGAGGTCGCGTGGCAACTTCATACGTAGACAACCTCGTCGCGGACATAATGAAGTCGAACAATTCGTTGCAGGTTATCGTTGAAATGACAGTGAACGGCGTCCGCGATCATATCGTGTAATTCCTCGATCGAGTCGGTTTGTGTGAATATCGGCAGGCCGAGCGCC
This window contains:
- a CDS encoding 2-oxoisovalerate dehydrogenase: MLENKPGQTEIVFLVEEDIEGGYNARALGLPIFTQTDSIEELHDMIADAVHCHFNDNLQRIVRLHYVRDEVVYV